In a single window of the Hypanus sabinus isolate sHypSab1 chromosome 15, sHypSab1.hap1, whole genome shotgun sequence genome:
- the LOC132405539 gene encoding UPF0461 protein C5orf24 homolog isoform X2, with protein sequence MNYREIMHSVGCSNTSCCQSVKEVNLGADDASSDDQFDLCSSQPDKLYGNSYKPISCIKQESLEEPNSQIDVEINAEAQDDMKRRKNIFRAGKRGRPSGTTKAAGYRTSTGRPLGTTKAAGFKTSPGRPLGTTKAAGYRVSPGRPPVFNRQKQDRRKTQQPES encoded by the exons ATGAATTACAGAG AAATAATGCACTCAGTTGGCTGCAGTAATACTAGCTGCTGTCAGTCTGTGAAGGAGGTGAATCTTGGTGCGGATGATGCGAGTAGCGATGACCAATTTGACTTGTGTTCTTCTCAACCGGACAAACTTTATGGGAACAGCTACAAGCCAATAAGCTGCATTAAACAAGAGTCGCTGGAGGAACCGAATTCGCAAATAGATGTTGAAATAAACGCAGAAGCCCAGGATGATATGAAACGAAGGAAAAACATTTTCCGAGCAGGGAAACGAGGAAGACCTTCAGGGACGACAAAAGCTGCTGGGTACAGAACCAGTACAGGCCGACCTCTGGGAACAACAAAAGCAGCTGGGTTTAAGACCAGCCCAGGCAGGCCCTTGGGCACAACCAAGGCAGCGGGATACCGCGTCAGCCCAGGGAGGCCGCCAG TATTTAACAGGCAAAAGCAAGATCGAAGAAAAACTCAACAGCCAGAGAGTTGA
- the LOC132405539 gene encoding UPF0461 protein C5orf24 homolog isoform X1, with product MNYREIMHSVGCSNTSCCQSVKEVNLGADDASSDDQFDLCSSQPDKLYGNSYKPISCIKQESLEEPNSQIDVEINAEAQDDMKRRKNIFRAGKRGRPSGTTKAAGYRTSTGRPLGTTKAAGFKTSPGRPLGTTKAAGYRVSPGRPPGTMKTLSHISGFDFPSGSSVTFSYSMVHKKHYVDRPTSRNTELNQ from the exons ATGAATTACAGAG AAATAATGCACTCAGTTGGCTGCAGTAATACTAGCTGCTGTCAGTCTGTGAAGGAGGTGAATCTTGGTGCGGATGATGCGAGTAGCGATGACCAATTTGACTTGTGTTCTTCTCAACCGGACAAACTTTATGGGAACAGCTACAAGCCAATAAGCTGCATTAAACAAGAGTCGCTGGAGGAACCGAATTCGCAAATAGATGTTGAAATAAACGCAGAAGCCCAGGATGATATGAAACGAAGGAAAAACATTTTCCGAGCAGGGAAACGAGGAAGACCTTCAGGGACGACAAAAGCTGCTGGGTACAGAACCAGTACAGGCCGACCTCTGGGAACAACAAAAGCAGCTGGGTTTAAGACCAGCCCAGGCAGGCCCTTGGGCACAACCAAGGCAGCGGGATACCGCGTCAGCCCAGGGAGGCCGCCAGGTACCATGAAAACTCTCTCCCACATATCAGGTTTCGATTTCCCATCAGGCAGTAGTGTTACTTTTAGCTATTCAATGGTCCATAAAAAGCATTACGTGGACCGTCCCACAAGTAGAAACACGGAGCTGAATCAGTAA